Proteins encoded by one window of Erwinia pyrifoliae DSM 12163:
- a CDS encoding YbgA family protein, with translation MDKKIPVGISACLLGERVRFDGGHKRCEFAAQQLAPFLRYEPICPEMAIGLPTPRPALRLTEAAQGDISLSFSNGSDLPVTEKMQAFSEKKISQLHHLCGYIVCAKSPSCGMERVRIYQPDNNNNRKAGTGVFTRELMAQMPWLPVEEDGRLHDPLLRENFVARVYALHEFNQLWRSGLTRARLMAFHTRYKLLLLAHSQPAYRQIGPFVAGIGQWASLEAFAREYRLRLMDLMQHPSTRSNHTNVLMHVQGYFRRELTSAQRQELAGVIDDYRQELLPLLAPITLLKHYMTQFPHPWLAGQRYFAPYPEVLRLRYGH, from the coding sequence ATGGATAAGAAAATTCCGGTGGGGATCAGTGCCTGTCTGTTGGGCGAGCGCGTGCGCTTCGATGGTGGGCATAAACGCTGCGAATTTGCCGCGCAGCAGCTGGCACCTTTTTTGCGCTATGAACCGATATGCCCGGAGATGGCGATTGGACTGCCAACCCCACGCCCGGCACTGCGGCTGACCGAAGCAGCCCAGGGCGATATTTCGCTCAGTTTCAGCAACGGCAGCGACTTACCCGTCACGGAAAAAATGCAGGCGTTTTCCGAGAAAAAAATCAGCCAGTTGCACCATCTTTGCGGCTATATCGTCTGCGCTAAATCCCCCAGCTGCGGGATGGAAAGGGTGCGCATCTATCAACCGGACAACAATAATAACCGTAAGGCCGGAACCGGGGTATTTACCCGCGAACTGATGGCGCAGATGCCCTGGCTGCCGGTCGAGGAGGATGGCCGCCTCCACGATCCGCTGCTGCGCGAGAACTTTGTCGCACGCGTCTATGCCCTGCACGAATTTAATCAGCTATGGCGCAGTGGGCTGACGCGCGCCAGGCTGATGGCGTTTCACACCCGATATAAACTGTTACTGCTGGCTCATTCCCAGCCTGCCTACCGACAGATAGGCCCTTTTGTCGCCGGGATTGGCCAATGGGCGTCGCTGGAAGCGTTTGCCCGTGAGTACCGGCTGAGGCTGATGGATCTGATGCAGCACCCGTCAACGCGCAGTAACCATACCAATGTGCTGATGCACGTTCAGGGTTATTTCCGCCGCGAACTGACTTCCGCGCAGCGTCAGGAACTGGCAGGAGTGATTGATGACTACCGCCAGGAGCTGTTACCGCTGCTGGCACCGATAACCCTGCTGAAACACTATATGACGCAATTCCCGCACCCGTGGCTGGCCGGGCAGCGCTATTTCGCGCCGTACCCGGAAGTGCTGCGTTTACGTTACGGACACTGA
- a CDS encoding DUF2517 family protein gives MMSILLSLYIATAVISSRGCMGLYHHYSFGCIFLSLVHIVGITAFPLMLLGSDRAGFYSFLRSVWVKTSDRLVWLAQVRDAGCSQD, from the coding sequence ATGATGAGTATTTTGTTGAGTTTATACATAGCCACTGCTGTTATCAGTTCGCGAGGATGCATGGGGCTTTATCATCATTATTCATTTGGGTGCATTTTCCTAAGCCTGGTGCATATTGTCGGTATTACCGCTTTCCCACTCATGCTGTTGGGTTCTGACCGTGCTGGTTTTTACAGCTTTCTGCGCTCTGTCTGGGTCAAAACCAGCGATCGGCTCGTGTGGTTGGCGCAGGTCAGAGACGCCGGCTGCAGCCAGGACTAA
- the kdpE gene encoding two-component system response regulator KdpE, translating to MTTILIVEDEKEIRRFLRVALEGEDFRVVDAETLKRGLIEAATRKPQLVILDLGLPDGDGCQFIREIRQWSTMPVIVLSARSDERDKITALDAGADDFLTKPFGVGELLARVRVALRHRPQNSESVQAQVNFGSVSVDIAARRVTRNGQDLHLTPIEFRLLVSLLNHPGKVMTQRQLLMQVWGPNAVEHHHYLRIYMGHLRQKLEHDPAQPQHLLTETGVGYRFMP from the coding sequence GTGACCACCATTTTGATTGTTGAAGATGAAAAAGAGATCCGCCGTTTTCTGCGCGTTGCGCTGGAGGGCGAAGATTTCCGCGTTGTCGATGCAGAAACTCTGAAGCGTGGCCTGATTGAAGCGGCAACGCGCAAACCGCAGCTGGTGATCCTCGATCTTGGACTGCCTGACGGCGATGGCTGCCAGTTTATTCGTGAAATTCGCCAGTGGAGCACTATGCCGGTGATTGTCCTCTCGGCGCGCAGCGACGAGCGTGACAAGATCACGGCGCTTGATGCCGGTGCAGATGACTTTCTGACTAAGCCGTTCGGTGTGGGTGAGTTACTGGCACGAGTTCGCGTTGCCCTGCGCCATCGTCCGCAGAATAGCGAAAGCGTTCAGGCTCAGGTCAATTTCGGCAGCGTTAGCGTGGATATCGCCGCACGCCGCGTCACCCGCAACGGACAGGATCTGCACCTGACCCCAATTGAGTTTCGTCTGCTGGTGAGCCTGCTGAATCATCCCGGCAAGGTGATGACGCAACGTCAGCTCCTGATGCAGGTTTGGGGACCCAATGCGGTTGAACATCACCATTACCTGCGTATTTATATGGGCCACCTGCGGCAAAAGCTGGAACATGACCCGGCTCAGCCGCAGCATCTTCTCACTGAAACCGGCGTCGGATATCGTTTTATGCCATAA
- the pgm gene encoding phosphoglucomutase (alpha-D-glucose-1,6-bisphosphate-dependent), protein MANHPRAGQAARQSDLINVAQLTSQYYVLQPQVGNAEHAVKFGTSGHRGSAGRHSFNETHILAIAQAIAEERKKNGVTGPCYVGKDTHALSEPAIISVLEVLAANGVDAIVQQDNGYTPTPAISNAILEHNKNGGPLADGIVITPSHNPPEDGGIKYNPPNGGPADTNVTKVVEDRANALIKDGLKEVKRVTLAQAWASGHLQEKDLIQPYIEGLAQIIDIAAIQKAGLKIGVDPLGGAGIAYWQRIADFYQLDLTLVNDAVDQTFRFMHLDHDGVIRMDCSSESAMAGLLALRDEFDLAFANDPDYDRHGIVTPAGLMNPNHYLAVAIQYLFQHRPQWGKEVAVGKTLVSSAMIDRVVDDLGRKLVEVPVGFKWFVDGLFDGSLGFGGEESAGASFLRFDGTPWSTDKDGIILCLLAAEITAVTGKNPQQHYDELAARFGAPSYNRLQAPATSAQKAALSKLSPDMVSADTLAGDAITARLTAAPGNGAAIGGLKVMTKNGWFAARPSGTEDAYKIYCESFLGAEHREKIEKEAVEIVSAVLNNA, encoded by the coding sequence ATGGCCAATCACCCCCGTGCCGGGCAAGCCGCCCGGCAGAGCGATTTGATTAATGTTGCACAGTTAACCTCGCAGTATTATGTCTTGCAGCCTCAAGTGGGCAACGCAGAGCATGCGGTAAAATTTGGTACTTCCGGGCATCGCGGTAGCGCGGGTCGTCATAGCTTCAATGAAACGCATATTCTGGCGATTGCGCAGGCGATTGCAGAAGAGCGCAAAAAGAACGGTGTAACCGGCCCTTGTTACGTGGGCAAGGATACCCATGCGCTGTCAGAACCGGCGATTATCTCGGTGCTGGAAGTGCTTGCGGCTAACGGTGTGGATGCGATCGTGCAGCAGGATAACGGCTACACGCCAACGCCGGCGATCTCAAATGCTATCCTTGAACACAATAAAAACGGTGGCCCGCTGGCCGACGGCATTGTTATCACGCCGTCCCACAACCCGCCGGAAGATGGCGGGATCAAATATAATCCGCCCAACGGTGGCCCGGCCGATACCAACGTCACTAAAGTGGTGGAAGACCGCGCCAACGCGCTGATCAAAGACGGCCTGAAAGAGGTGAAGCGCGTGACGCTGGCTCAGGCGTGGGCCAGTGGCCATCTGCAGGAAAAAGATCTCATCCAGCCCTACATCGAAGGTTTAGCGCAAATCATTGATATCGCGGCAATTCAGAAAGCCGGGTTGAAGATTGGCGTCGATCCGCTGGGCGGTGCCGGCATCGCTTACTGGCAGCGTATTGCTGATTTTTACCAGCTTGACCTGACCCTCGTTAATGATGCCGTTGACCAGACTTTCCGCTTTATGCATCTGGATCACGATGGCGTGATCCGCATGGACTGCTCATCGGAATCCGCCATGGCTGGCCTGCTGGCGCTGCGCGATGAGTTCGATTTGGCGTTTGCCAACGATCCGGATTATGACCGCCACGGTATCGTCACGCCAGCTGGCCTGATGAATCCAAACCACTATCTTGCGGTAGCGATTCAGTATCTGTTCCAGCATCGCCCGCAGTGGGGCAAAGAGGTTGCCGTTGGTAAAACGCTGGTCTCCAGCGCGATGATTGACCGCGTGGTGGACGATCTGGGGCGTAAGCTGGTGGAAGTGCCGGTGGGTTTCAAATGGTTTGTCGATGGTCTGTTTGACGGCAGTTTAGGCTTTGGTGGCGAAGAGAGTGCCGGTGCTTCATTCCTGCGCTTCGACGGCACGCCGTGGTCTACTGATAAAGACGGGATCATCCTGTGCCTGCTGGCAGCGGAGATCACCGCCGTGACCGGCAAGAACCCGCAGCAGCATTATGATGAGCTGGCCGCGCGCTTTGGCGCACCCAGCTACAACCGCCTGCAGGCGCCGGCTACCTCGGCACAGAAAGCCGCCTTGTCAAAACTGTCACCGGATATGGTCAGCGCCGACACGCTGGCGGGTGATGCGATCACCGCCCGCCTGACGGCGGCTCCGGGGAACGGTGCGGCTATCGGCGGTCTGAAAGTGATGACCAAAAACGGCTGGTTTGCTGCGCGTCCGTCCGGCACGGAAGATGCCTACAAAATTTACTGCGAGAGTTTCCTCGGCGCTGAGCACCGCGAGAAAATAGAGAAAGAAGCGGTGGAGATTGTCAGTGCGGTTCTGAATAACGCCTGA